A genome region from Triticum aestivum cultivar Chinese Spring chromosome 2B, IWGSC CS RefSeq v2.1, whole genome shotgun sequence includes the following:
- the LOC123047228 gene encoding leucine-rich repeat extensin-like protein 3 gives MALASRFCSPPPSQCGIMLGGGPFFPGFGVDCEEHASQDYTPPAPPPSPDYTPPAPPPSPDDDTPSGPPPLASSKDCTPSAPPPSPDYAASGPPPSPDYTPSCPPPSPDYAWSDPAARFASPAKTPSPRPASPGPEYTPSEHAAASPYYTWSSPPPHASSPDYTPTRPSPPPWCCSPARGRGRRRITLTHRRFLPVAPRSRTTRPACCLCCPRC, from the coding sequence ATGGCGCTCGCGTCCCGGttctgctcgccgccgccgtcccagtGCGGCATCATGCTGGGAGGGGGGCCCTTCTTCCCGGGCTTCGGCGTGGACTGCGAGGAGCACGCATCTCAGGACTACACGCCGCCGGCCCCTCCGCCGTCGCCGGATTACACTCCGCCGGCCCCTCCCCCGTCGCCGGATGATGACACACCGTCGGGCCCTCCGCCGCTCGCGAGCTCCAAGGACTGCACTCCCTCGGCTCCTCCGCCGTCGCCGGATTACGCTGCCTCGGGCCCTCCGCCATCGCCAGACTACACTCCCTCGTGCCCTCCACCGTCGCCGGATTACGCTTGGTCGGACCCTGCTGCTCGGTTCGCTTCCCCGGCGAAGACGCCTTCGCCGCGACCCGCGTCCCCAGGCCCAGAGTACACGCCGTCAGAGCACGCTGCTGCATCACCTTACTACACTTGGTCGTCTCCTCCTCCGCACGCTTCTTCTCCGGATTACACGCCCACCAGGCCGTCTCCGCCGCCCTGGTGCTGCAGTCCGGCGCGAGGTCGTGGGCGCCGCCGTATCACACTCACGCACCGCCGCTTCCTTCCAGTGGCGCCGCGTAGCCGGACTACGCGCCCAGCATGCTGCCTCTGTTGCCCACGGTGTTAA